In one window of Astyanax mexicanus isolate ESR-SI-001 chromosome 18, AstMex3_surface, whole genome shotgun sequence DNA:
- the LOC103043177 gene encoding putative gustatory receptor clone PTE03 has translation MESNLSIFTTLLTMESLDIHPSNIIPAFIFGALTYSAILFFNITELLTIAFNRKLHKPMYILLFNLPINDMMGATAFFPQLLFSILTQNRSISYTACFAEAFLIHMYGAGLNVTLVAMAYDRYIAICSPLKYNTLISANNMFKVIVMLWSLDLALIGLMLALNYRRQICSRTIVDMFCNNPSLMKLICEDTRANNYYGLFTLAFFQGVPLLIVIYTYIQILITVIYKRQSDAKSKVIQTCGTHLIVFLSFEINSLFALISHRFEAVSPNLRRAFGASVMIFPPIFNPLIYGLRMKEIRQNLIFLPKRKVSPTKHKNRR, from the coding sequence ATGGAATCCAATTTGTCCATCTTTACAACTCTCCTGACTATGGAATCACTAGATATACATCCATCTAACATTATCCCAGCTTTCATATTCGGAGCTCTAACATATTCTGCCATTCTGTTCTTCAATATAACTGAATTGCTCACAATTGCTTTCAACAGGAAACTCCATAAACCAATGTATATTCTGTTGTTTAATCTGCCAATCAATGATATGATGGGAGCAACGGCCTTCTTTCCTCAGCTGTTGTTTAGTATATTGACTCAGAACAGATCAATCTCCTACACTGCTTGCTTTGCGGAAGCTTTTCTGATTCATATGTATGGAGCTGGATTAAACGTCACTCTCGTTGCTATGGCCTACGACAGATATATTGCTATATGTTCACCATTGAAATATAACACACTGATATCTGCAAATAACATGTTTAAAGTCATCGTCATGTTATGGAGTTTAGATTTGGCTCTGATTGGTTTAATGCTTGCTCTGAATTACCGCAGACAGATCTGTAGTAGAACAATAGTCGACATGTTCTGCAATAATCCGTCTTTAATGAAGCTGATTTGTGAGGACACGAGGGCGAATAACTACTATGGACTTTTTACTTTAGCATTTTTCCAAGGAGTGCCTCTGCTGATTGTGATATATACCTATATTCAAATCTTAATCACGGTCATCTATAAAAGACAGTCTGATGCTAAAAGTAAGGTCATTCAGACCTGTGGTACTCATCTTATTGTTTTCTTAAGTTTTGAGATCAATTCGCTCTTTGCTTTGATTTCTCACAGATTTGAGGCAGTATCTCCAAACCTGAGAAGGGCCTTCGGTGCTTCTGTGATGATTTTTCCTCCAATATTTAATCCCTTAATTTATGGACTGAGAATGAAGGAAATTCGACAGAATCTTATTTTCCTCCCTAAGAGAAAAGTTTCCCCAACGAAACATAAAAATAGAAGGTGA
- the LOC103043478 gene encoding olfactory receptor 52J3-like, whose translation MEVQFLNNTFSFNLKIDKFDIPAEAVYPVFFIGVFMYVFSVLSNGTMLALIVTQRSLHKPMFYIFFSLPLTDLVGITCSLPRLLVDIITQTNNIYYPTCVLQGFLIHLYGGSICLNMMAMSFDRYIAICKPLRYNSIMSPLIVSCIIALVWGLDIALILVLFALQARLPKCKTFIANVYCNNPSLLQLTCGGDSTVNNVYGLFITGFLQIGSVSVQLLSYVQILITCISRSQPDARIKAINTCLAQIITYFIFVTVSAFNIISYRLENASSNTQKICSIVMFTFLPVVNPVIYGIKTRDIRNALFVVVKKHKVTCS comes from the coding sequence ATGGAAGTgcaatttttaaacaatactttTTCATTCAATCTTAAAATTGACAAATTTGATATCCCTGCAGAAGCTGTATACCCTGTTTTCTTCATTGgagtttttatgtatgtgttttctgttttgaGCAATGGAACAATGCTAGCTCTGATTGTGACCCAGCGAAGCCTCCATAAgccaatgttttatatatttttcagccTTCCTCTGACAGATCTAGTAGGAATTACATGTTCTCTTCCCAGATTGCTTGTGGATATCATTACTCAGACCAACAATATTTATTACCCAACTTGTGTATTGCAAGGATTTTTGATACATTTGTATGGAGGCAGTATATGTCTTAATATGATGGCTATGTCATTTGACCGATATATAGCCATATGCAAGCCACTCAGGTATAACTCTATTATGTCACCTTTAATTGTGAGCTGTATTATAGCTCTGGTTTGGGGTCTTGACATTGCCTTAATCCTTGTCTTGTTTGCCCTTCAGGCTAGATTACCAAAATGCAAGACATTTATTGCaaatgtttattgcaataatcCTTCCTTACTCCAACTCACATGTGGGGGAGATTCTACTGTGAACAATGTATACGGTTTATTTATAACAGGATTTCTACAGATAGGTAGTGTTTCTGTTCAGTTATTGTCCTATGTCCAAATTCTCATCACCTGCATTTCCCGTTCACAACCAGATGCTAGAATTAAGGCTATTAATACCTGTTTAGCACAGATTATAACATACTTTATCTTTGTAACAGTCAGTGCCTTCAATATTATCTCATATCGATTGGAAAATGCATCTTCTAATACACAAAAAATTTGCAGCATAGTAATGTTCACATTCCTTCCAGTTGTAAATCCAGTTATATATGGAATAAAAACAAGGGACATCAGAAATGCATTGTTTGTGGTGGTGAAAAAGCACAAGGTCACATGTTCATAA
- the LOC103041628 gene encoding olfactory receptor 7G1-like — protein sequence MEPNFSIYSTLLTMESLDILPSNIIPAFLFGTFTYCAILFFNFTVLLTIAFNRKLHKPMCILLFNLPINDIVGTTAFFPHLLFSILSQNRSITYSACFVQALLIHFYGAGSFLILTAMAYDRYIAICCPLKYNTLMSPSNLWKIIIIMWCLDFTMIGLAFALNFRKDICSTTIVDMFCNNPSLMKLICGDARLSNFYGLFTVAFFQGLPLLIVIFTYIQILITVVYKRQSDAKSKAIQTCGTHLVVFLCLEFNVLFTLIAHRFEAASPNLRRALGASVMIFPPILNPLIYGLKTKEIRHCLIFLSKRKVSLTKNNSVQ from the coding sequence ATGGAACCCAATTTCTCTATATATTCAACACTTCTGACTATGGAGTCTCTGGACATACTTCCATCTAACATTATCCCAGCCTTTCTATTTGGAACTTTTACCTATTGTGCTATCTTGTTCTTCAATTTTACTGTATTGCTAACTATTGCTTTTAACAGGAAACTCCATAAGCCAATGTGTATCCTGTTGTTTAATTTGCCGATTAATGACATTGTAGGCACCACAGCCTTTTTTCCTCATCTGCTGTTCAGTATATTATCTCAGAATAGATCAATCACCTACTCTGCTTGTTTTGTACAAGCTTTACTAATACATTTCTATGGAGCTGGGTCATTTCTTATTCTCACTGCTATGGCTTACGACAGATATATTGCCATTTGTTGCCCATTGAAATATAACACCTTGATGTCTCCCAGTAACCTGTGGAAAATAAtcatcataatgtggtgtctagACTTCACTATGATCGGTTTAGCATTCGCACTGAACTTTCGCAAGGACATTTGCAGCACAACAATCGTCGATATGTTCTGCAATAACCCGTCCTTGATGAAGCTTATATGTGGAGACGCAAGATTGAGTAACTTCTATGGACTTTTTACGGTAGCATTTTTTCAAGGACTTCCTCTGCTAATTGTGATATTCACATACATCCAAATCTTAATTACCGTCGTCTATAAAAGGCAGTCTGATGCTAAAAGTAAGGCAATTCAGACCTGTGGAACTCATCTGGTTGTCTTTCTGTGCTTGGAATTTAATGTACTCTTTACCTTGATTGCCCACAGATTTGAGGCAGCATCACCAAACCTAAGAAGGGCCCTAGGTGCCTCTGTTATGATATTTCCTCCTATACTTAACCCGCTAATTTATGGACTGAAAACTAAAGAAATACGACATTGTTTAATATTCCTCTCCAAGAGGAAGGTTTCTCTAACAAAAAACAATTCAGTTCAGTAA
- the LOC103041934 gene encoding olfactory receptor 52E4-like, which yields MNISIESSSTLTLQGFNLSSEAAIPAAIFAILGYVLIVFCNLVLLTTIIMNKSLHEPMYILLLNLPINDLIGSTALFPHIIKELLWDTRTIHFSTCVTQAFFIHIYATGAVFILTAMAYDRYVAICRPMRYNTIMNNSNVMKIISLVWLSNIFMIAVLFILLLRLPRCRSLLTHTYCDNPSLLQLVCANTSINNIYGLMTVAVTQVVNVGLIGFTYIQILIACFRNKSSDMRSKALQTCATHLIVFLIFECLGLFTITSYRLADISPHLRKFSGVAAMILPPTLNPIIYGLKTKEIRTKALKFFHRIVHPS from the coding sequence ATGAACATTTCTATTGAATCCTCTTCCACTTTGACATTGCAAGGTTTTAATTTGTCTTCTGAAGCCGCCATCCCTGCAGCCATATTTGCTATTCTAGGATATGTTCTCATTGTTTTCTGCAACCTTGTGCTTTTAACCACCATCATTATGAATAAGAGCCTTCATGAGCCGATGTATATTCTTCTGTTAAACCTGCCTATTAATGATCTTATCggttctacagctctgtttccACACATTATCAAGGAACTCCTGTGGGATACCAGAACCATCCACTTTTCAACATGTGTAACTCAAGCTTTCTTTATTCATATTTATGCAACcggtgctgtttttattttaactgctATGGCGTATGACAGATATGTGGCTATATGTCGACCTATGAGATATAATACAATtatgaataattcaaatgtaatgAAAATCATCTCTTTAGTTTGGCTGTCTAATATATTTATGATAGCCGTTCTCTTTATACTTTTACTGCGTTTACCGCGGTGCAGATCACTACTGACTCACACTTACTGTGATAACCCTTCCCTGCTCCAGCTGGTCTGTGCCAACACCTCCATTAATAACATCTACGGACTGATGACTGTAGCAGTTACTCAAGTCGTAAACGTAGGATTAATCGGTTTTACATACATACAGATCCTTATAGCTTGTTTTAGAAATAAAAGCTCGGACATGCGAAGCAAAGCTCTCCAAACCTGCGCCACACACTTAATAGTGTTTCTGATTTTTGAGTGTTTAGGCCTTTTCACCATCACTTCCTACAGGTTAGCCGATATTTCTCCCCATTTAAGAAAATTCAGTGGAGTAGCAGCTATGATTTTGCCTCCCACATTGAATCCAATCATATATGGCttgaaaacaaaagaaatcaggACTAAAGCTTTAAAGTTTTTTCATCGAATAGTTCATCCCTCATAG
- the LOC103041327 gene encoding olfactory receptor 52Z1P-like yields MESNFSIYSTLLTMESLEIPTSNIVPAFIFGALTYCGIMFFNMSLALTIAFNRKLHKPMYILMLNMHINDMMGATVFFPHLLFSILTQNRSLTYTTCYAEAFLTHIYGTGLTNLLIAMAYDIYIAICCPLKYNTLMSSNNLLKLIAIVWSYTYFIVGVVFILSYRERICSTRIIDIFCNNPSLLRLICGDIAVNNYFGLFVTFFQQSLTVLSVVFTYVQILVTVVYKRQADVKSKAIQTCGTHLTVFLCLEFCILFSLTVHRIEGASPTLRKALGASIMIFPPILNPLIYGLKTKEIRQNLIFLPKKKKVLPEKQRKKNNKMK; encoded by the coding sequence ATGGAATCTAATTTCTCCATATATTCGACTCTTCTGACTATGGAATCACTGGAAATTCCTACATCTAACATTGTTCCAGCATTTATATTTGGAGCTCTTACCTATTGTGGCATTATGTTTTTCAATATGTCTCTAGCGCTAACTATTGCTTTTAACAGGAAACTCCATAAGCCAATGTATATTCTGATGTTAAATATGCACATTAATGATATGATGGGTGCCACTGTCTTTTTCCCTCACCTGTTGTTTAGTATATTGACTCAGAACAGATCACTCACCTACACTACTTGCTATGCAGAAGCCTTTCTAACTCATATATATGGTACTGGTTTAACTAATCTTCTCATTGCTATGGCTTATGACATATATATTGCCATCTGTTGCCCATTGAAATATAACACACTGATGTCCTCCAATAACTTGCTGAAATTAATCGCTATTGTATGGAGTTACACCTATTTTATTGTTGGTGTAGTATTTATACTGAGTTACCGTGAGCGAATCTGTAGCACGAGAATTATCGACATTTTCTGCAATAATCCATCTTTATTAAGGCTCATATGTGGAGACATAGCAGTGAACAACTACTTTGGACTATTTGTGACATTTTTCCAACAATCATTAACAGTGCTGTCAGTGGTTTTCACATATGTTCAGATCTTGGTCACAGTCGTCTATAAAAGACAGGCTGATGTTAAAAGCAAGGCCATTCAGACCTGTGGTACTCATCTTACTGTCTTTTTATGTTTAGAATTTTGTATACTCTTTTCCTTGACTGTGCACAGAATTGAGGGAGCGTCACCAACCCTAAGAAAAGCTTTAGGAGCTTCTATAATGATATTTCCTCCTATACTCAATCCTCTGATTTATGGACTGAAAACGAAGGAAATCCGACAGAATCTCATTTTCTTacccaagaaaaaaaaggttttaccagaaaaacagagaaagaaaaataataagatGAAGTAA
- the LOC103041942 gene encoding olfactory receptor 51G2-like — MEVQFSNSTFSFNLQIDKFDIPTEAIYPVFFIGVFMYVFSVLSNGTILALIVTQRSLHKPMFYIFFSLPLTDLVGITCSLPRLLVDIITQTNNIYYPTCVLQAFLLHLYGTSVLLSMTAMAFDRYIAICKPLRYNSIMTPLTVGCIIGIVWGLATALILVLFALQARLPKCKTFIANVYCSNNTLLKLACGGDSTVNNVYGLFITGFVQAISVSVQLLSYVQILITCIFHSQPDARIKAINTCLAQIITLCIFEIATTFTILSYRFENASPNAQKICGIMIFTFLPVVNPIVYGMKTRDIRNAFFVVLKKHKVTST, encoded by the coding sequence atggaagTGCAATTTTCAAACAGCACTTTTTCATTCAATCTTCAAATTGACAAATTTGATATCCCCACAGAAGCTATATACCCTGTTTTCTTCATTGgagtttttatgtatgtgttttctgttttgaGCAATGGAACAATTCTAGCTCTGATTGTGACCCAGCGAAGCCTCCATAAgccaatgttttatatatttttcagccTTCCTCTGACAGATCTAGTAGGAATTACATGTTCTCTTCCCAGATTGCTTGTGGATATCATTACTCAGACCAACAATATTTATTACCCAACTTGTGTATTGCAAGCATTTTTGCTGCATTTGTATGGAACCAGTGTGCTTCTTTCTATGACAGCCATGGCATTTGATCGATATATAGCCATATGCAAGCCTCTTAGATATAACTCTATTATGACACCTTTAACTGTGGGCTGTATTATAGGTATAGTCTGGGGTCTTGCCACTGCCTTAATCCTTGTCTTGTTTGCCCTTCAGGCCAGACTACCAAAATGCAAGACGTTTATTGCAAATGTTTATTGCAGTAATAATACTTTACTCAAACTCGCATGTGGGGGAGATTCTACTGTGAACAATGTATATGGTTTATTCATAACAGGATTCGTTCAGGCAATTAGTGTTTCTGTTCAGTTATTGTCCTATGTCCAAATTCTCATCACCTGCATTTTCCATTCACAACCAGATGCTAGAATTAAGGCTATTAATACATGTTTAGCTCAAATTATAACATTATGTATCTTTGAAATAGCCACTACCTTCACAATACTTTCATATCGATTTGAAAACGCATCTCCTAATGCACAGAAAATTTGTGGCATAATGATTTTCACTTTCCTACCAGTTGTAAATCCAATTGTTTATGGAATGAAAACAAGGGATATTAGAAATGCATTCTTTGTGGTGTTGAAAAAGCACAAGGTCACATCTACATAA
- the LOC103042245 gene encoding olfactory receptor 151-like, whose translation MEVQFSNNTFSFNLQIDKLDIPPEAIYPAFFIGVFMYLFSVLSNGTMLALIVTQRSLHKPMFYIFFSLPLTDLVGITCFLPRLLVDIITQTNNIYYPTCVLQGFLIHLYGGSICLNMMAMSFDRYIAICKPLRYNSIMSPLIVSCIIALVWGLDTVLIVVLFALQAKLPRCKTFIANVYCSNNTLLKLACGGDSTVNNVYGLFITGFLQIGSVSVQLLSYVQILITCISRSQPDARIKAINTCLAQIITYFFYETVTAFTILSYRFENTASIAQKVCGMIMFTFLPVVNPIIYGMKTRDIRNAFFVVLKKHKVTST comes from the coding sequence atggaagTGCAATTTTCAAACAATACTTTTTCATTCAACCTGCAAATTGACAAATTAGATATTCCCCCAGAAGCTATATACCCTGCCTTTTTCATTGGAGTTTTTATGTACTTGTTTTCTGTTTTGAGCAATGGAACAATGCTAGCTCTGATTGTGACCCAGCGAAGCCTCCATAAgccaatgttttatatatttttcagccTTCCTCTGACAGATCTAGTAGGAATTACATGTTTTCTTCCCAGATTGCTTGTGGATATCATTACTCAGACCAACAATATTTATTACCCAACTTGTGTATTGCAAGGATTTTTGATACATTTGTATGGAGGCAGTATATGTCTTAATATGATGGCTATGTCATTTGACCGATATATAGCCATATGCAAGCCTCTTAGATATAACTCTATTATGTCACCTTTAATTGTGAGCTGTATTATAGCTCTGGTTTGGGGTCTTGACACTGTCTTGATTGTTGTCTTGTTTGCCCTTCAGGCCAAACTACCAAGATGCAAGACGTTTATTGCAAATGTTTATTGCAGTAATAATACTTTACTCAAACTCGCATGTGGGGGAGATTCTACTGTGAACAATGTATACGGTTTATTTATAACAGGATTTCTACAGATAGGTAGTGTTTCTGTTCAGTTATTGTCTTATGTCCAAATTCTCATCACCTGCATTTCCCGTTCACAACCAGATGCTAGAATTAAGGCTATTAATACCTGTTTAGCACAGATTATTACATACTTTTTCTATGAAACAGTCACTGCCTTCACTATCCTCTCATACAGATTTGAAAACACAGCTTCTATTGCACAAAAGGTTTGTGGCATGATCATGTTCACTTTCCTTCCTGTTGTAAATCCAATTATATATGGAATGAAAACAAGGGATATTAGAAATGCATTCTTTGTGGTGTTAAAAAAGCACAAGGTCACATCTACATAA
- the LOC103041016 gene encoding putative gustatory receptor clone PTE03 has product MESNFSIYTTLLTMESLDIPTSNAIPAFIFGALTYCGIMFFNVSILLTLVFNRKLHKPMYVLLINMPLNDMVGATVFFPHLLFSILTENRFVSYSICFAEAFLTHIYVSGLTNLLTAMAYDRYIAICSPLRYNTLMSSNNLIKIIIIVWCLDYSLIGTVFILSFRKQICSTKIVDIFCNNPSLLKLICGDTSVNNYFGLFVTFFKQGIIVLSVVYTYVQILITVIYKRQADAKRKAIQTCGTHLIVFLCLECNLLFGLTAHRIEGASPTLRKAAGASIMIFPPILNPLIYGLKTKEIRQNLVFLPKKIKKVSTEKQKKKNCKMK; this is encoded by the coding sequence ATGGAATCTAATTTCTCCATATATACAACTCTTCTGACTATGGAATCACTGGACATACCTACTTCTAATGCAATCCCAGCATTTATATTCGGAGCTCTTACATATTGTGGCATTATGTTCTTCAATGTGTCTATATTGCTAACTCTTGTTTTTAACAGGAAACTCCATAAGCCAATGTATGTTTTGCTGATTAACATGCCACTTAATGATATGGTTGGTGCCACTGTCTTTTTCCCTCACCTGTTATTCAGTATATTGACTGAGAATAGATTTGTTTCCTACTCTATATGCTTTGCAGAAGCCTTTCTAACTCATATATATGTTTCTGGGTTAACTAATCTTCTCACTGCTATGGCCTACGACAGATATATTGCCATCTGTTCTCCATTGAGATATAACACACTGATGTCCTCCAATAACTTGATCAAAATTATCATTATTGTATGGTGTCTTGACTATAGTCTCATCGGCACTGTGTTTATACTGAGTTTCCGCAAGCAAATCTGTAGCACGAAAATTGTTGACATTTTCTGCAACAATCCGTCTTTACTGAAGCTCATATGTGGAGACACGAGTGTGAACAACTATTTCGGACTATTTGTGACATTTTTTAAGCAGGGAATCATAGTGCTGTCAGTGGTTTACACATATGTTCAGATCTTGATCACAGTCATCTATAAAAGACAGGCTGATGCTAAACGTAAGGCCATTCAGACCTGTGGTACTCATCTTATTGTCTTTTTATGCTTGGAATGTAATTTACTGTTTGGTTTGACTGCGCACAGAATCGAAGGAGCGTCACCAACCCTAAGAAAAGCTGCAGGAGCTTCTATAATGATATTTCCTCCTATACTCAATCCTCTGATTTATGGACTGAAAACGAAGGAAATCAGACAGAATTTGGTTTTCCTgcctaagaaaataaaaaaagtttcaacagaaaaacagaaaaagaaaaactgtaagatGAAGTAG